Below is a window of Plasmodium brasilianum strain Bolivian I chromosome 14, whole genome shotgun sequence DNA.
tatatatatatatataactgtgattttatgttaaaatatagtTAGAACATATATCCagttgtaatatatttatttacagtaaaaaaatataagaagaaTGTAGAATGAAATAATGATAtgttcaattattttatagttttataaattcttatatactttatagttttataatttctcttaatatgtattaacataaaattaaacttCTGAAAAATCAGAAGATATAATTtagtatttttctttcaGATGGTTATTTGTAACGATTTGGAGAAATAGTATTCTGTCATCATGAAAGGGgtaaattttattcattctTAATATTCctaaatttatacatatatatatatatttttattatgataatCAATGCTGTAATATAACTAACATTAAAATGAATGCttaaataattcttaataattaattttaatttagaACTACAGTGGATTAGGTTTTGGAGAAGGagaatatattaagaaaCCTCGATTTATAGAGGTTAATGGTTATGTTCGTAAAGAAATTACTTCCTTACATAAACTGcatgataaagaaaaatttaggGAAAAGTGCTTATCATTGGCtgattatttaattaagGCAAAAGATAAAACTCCTGAATATGTTAGCCAACCACAAAACTGGGAGCAAGtactttataattatttaaaagctccttttaataatatcacTAATTATGGCGGATgtcctttaattttatatcagAATGATAAAGAATtgttaaaattatcatatgAAGTACAAAATTTCAGTGAAccgaattaaaaatatatagatgatCTAAAGCTCTTTAAAAAAGGggatatatatgaatttgaTAGTAATAGTGATTGTATAAGTAAAtgtaatgaatataaaacgTGGTTTGAAAATAGAAAGATCATTTTtgctaataataatagaactTTCATTAATAGCCattacaaaacaaaaaataccCAAATCAAATTTCCAACtggaaaaaattgtaatgcACTGAATACacatacatttaataaagtTCCCCAATGCTTATTTTTGGATCTCTCTCCAAGTAAAAAAACTACACATCACAAACAcgaaaaaggtaaaatagaAAGAAACTATCAAACTTCAGAAACAAGTCAAACATCAAATAAAGATCTAATAGCAGAAAAAGGTCAAAATTCAGAAAACTCTTCTGATTATCAAGAACCAACTCAAAAGGATAAACATGCTGAACCCCCAGGTAATAATGAACAACAAAAAGAACCTCTTCTTAAGAATCCAGCTGCACAAACTATAATTGATAAAGATGTAGAGCCTCAACCTGTAGTATATTCCAAAATTTCTCAAATTT
It encodes the following:
- a CDS encoding STP1 protein, producing MKGNYSGLGFGEGEYIKKPRFIEVNGYVRKEITSLHKLHDKEKFREKCLSLADYLIKAKDKTPEYVSQPQNWEQVLYNYLKAPFNNITNYGGYDLKLFKKGDIYEFDSNSDCISKCNEYKTWFENRKIIFANNNRTFINSHYKTKNTQIKFPTGKNCNALNTHTFNKVPQCLFLDLSPSKKTTHHKHEKGKIERNYQTSETSQTSNKDLIAEKGQNSENSSDYQEPTQKDKHAEPPGNNEQQKEPLLKNPAAQTIIDKDVEPQPVVYSKISQISQQELSPGEPVNQKNSISLVSYKNEISVPPNKITSPELPVPTTVPITPVKFPEENSLRKNISSFIISFLVIIVFSLFIKVEKHGNLSEKIKKKDWFNNLKNEWKKEKAYVKEIEELKKDLQNMSDKYENDEAKNNISLINMEELNHKESHEELYKFINKKILKKLCILVLMMVLEECRKEEYIENKEIYFDISLNECKVEENTDAKSQTTENAIKNTMIFAERNKNSEIHDYIGETYSKKKRKLG